From a region of the Tenggerimyces flavus genome:
- a CDS encoding nucleotide exchange factor GrpE, with the protein MWTGELTVAWWQAVLALIAAAGITALAMVSTRRSRPDESGAAPAQLRDPEVPAPQAAPDADATLLTEGLIGAYDLATSSPAVRAHVEQVLRRAGVVPLDASPGMPFDPAEHLAVGTEPAAPGHLGQVAHQVRTGWSSHGTVVRPAEVVVWTAS; encoded by the coding sequence ATGTGGACCGGGGAGCTCACCGTCGCGTGGTGGCAGGCCGTACTCGCGCTGATAGCCGCTGCCGGCATCACCGCCCTCGCCATGGTGAGCACCCGGCGTTCCCGGCCCGACGAGTCCGGGGCGGCTCCCGCCCAACTGCGGGATCCTGAGGTGCCGGCACCTCAGGCGGCGCCGGACGCGGACGCCACCCTGCTCACCGAGGGCCTGATCGGAGCGTATGACCTGGCGACCTCCTCGCCTGCGGTCCGTGCCCACGTCGAGCAGGTCCTTCGCCGCGCGGGCGTCGTTCCGCTCGACGCCTCGCCGGGTATGCCGTTCGACCCCGCCGAGCATCTCGCTGTGGGCACCGAGCCGGCCGCTCCGGGACACTTGGGGCAGGTGGCGCACCAGGTTCGCACCGGCTGGAGCAGCCACGGGACCGTGGTACGCCCAGCGGAGGTGGTCGTGTGGACGGCGAGCTGA
- a CDS encoding dynamin family protein, which translates to MSDEVPRRPRLTAADAVPVLQARRMLNQYGQSDDVQLIDRRLRGTSGAPAVVVVGEVKRGKSTLVNALTGADVSPTGAEVVTASVVAIVPPSPSLPEGRAEVLYADHRDGVPVEQATSMLVPGGEHSTPLGVRFAVTSLWVPGVALVDTPGVGGLSSAHGRQARRAAADATALLFVIDGGQTLTAPELEFLREVTDHTENVVIAMTKIDRNPGGWEQVRDENRALLRKHAPRFGAVLMHPVSAAYAAHARSQPADVAKALNEASGIPLLADTLRRLVGDQRHVAVVNALRAGHSGLERLEERVSLEIRALSSGEVRAGLESEQQRLAALQLQQRRGRLDLERDLGRVRQSALEYLNERADELTARMSRRIQQEKRGMGNAAKAQFAADLAAELAILANEVRADTAGRVTDLVGSAFGALFDADADIPGADISVGLADIRMRIRQRETVTMNPLLDPSVAGTAFMGSHLVGLLGVAGPVGLLLGGAAMVAINLGFRSIRQGQQELAGTLYDSIAGARQDLTAAVDSWLRELRPELHIALEDHLKRSLAAVRAVLAEADRAAREDEATRESTGQRLELRMEAVQARRRALEQRLARLAPAEHSAIAAPPTSTRQRSRS; encoded by the coding sequence ATGAGCGACGAGGTGCCGCGTCGCCCGAGGCTGACCGCAGCCGACGCGGTTCCCGTGCTCCAGGCGCGGCGGATGCTCAACCAGTACGGGCAGAGCGACGACGTCCAGTTGATCGACCGGAGACTACGGGGTACCTCGGGAGCACCGGCTGTCGTCGTGGTGGGCGAGGTGAAGCGCGGCAAGAGCACGCTCGTCAACGCGCTCACCGGCGCCGACGTGAGCCCGACCGGTGCGGAGGTCGTGACGGCGAGCGTGGTGGCCATCGTTCCCCCCTCGCCTTCCCTGCCTGAAGGTCGTGCCGAGGTCCTCTACGCCGATCACCGCGACGGCGTACCGGTCGAGCAGGCGACCTCGATGCTTGTCCCGGGAGGAGAGCACAGCACACCGCTCGGCGTCCGGTTCGCGGTGACAAGCCTCTGGGTGCCTGGCGTCGCGCTCGTCGACACCCCTGGCGTCGGCGGGCTCTCCTCAGCCCACGGTCGGCAGGCCCGCCGGGCCGCGGCCGACGCGACCGCGCTGCTGTTCGTCATCGACGGTGGACAGACGCTGACCGCACCCGAGCTCGAGTTCCTGCGCGAGGTCACCGACCACACAGAGAACGTCGTCATCGCGATGACCAAGATCGACCGCAACCCCGGTGGCTGGGAGCAGGTACGCGACGAGAACCGCGCCCTGCTGCGAAAGCACGCCCCCCGCTTCGGCGCTGTGCTGATGCATCCGGTCAGCGCGGCGTACGCCGCGCACGCCCGTTCGCAGCCGGCCGACGTGGCGAAGGCACTCAACGAGGCGTCCGGTATTCCCTTGCTCGCCGACACCCTTCGCCGGCTCGTGGGCGACCAACGACACGTCGCAGTCGTCAACGCGCTGCGCGCCGGACACTCCGGGCTCGAACGTCTCGAAGAGCGCGTCTCGTTGGAGATCCGTGCGCTCTCCAGTGGTGAGGTGCGCGCGGGACTGGAGTCCGAGCAGCAGCGGCTCGCAGCCCTCCAACTGCAGCAGCGCCGCGGCAGGCTCGACCTGGAACGAGACCTCGGTCGCGTCCGCCAGTCGGCTCTGGAGTACCTCAACGAGCGGGCCGACGAGCTCACCGCGCGGATGTCGCGACGCATCCAGCAGGAGAAGCGAGGCATGGGCAACGCGGCCAAAGCCCAGTTCGCCGCCGACCTGGCCGCGGAGCTCGCCATCCTGGCCAACGAGGTCCGGGCCGACACCGCTGGGCGGGTCACCGACCTGGTCGGATCGGCGTTCGGCGCGTTGTTCGACGCCGACGCCGACATCCCCGGCGCCGACATCTCCGTAGGGCTGGCGGACATCCGCATGCGGATCCGCCAACGCGAGACCGTCACCATGAATCCCCTGCTGGACCCGTCGGTGGCGGGCACGGCGTTCATGGGCTCGCACCTCGTCGGGCTCCTCGGCGTCGCGGGGCCTGTCGGCCTGCTGCTGGGCGGTGCCGCCATGGTCGCGATCAACCTCGGCTTCCGGAGCATCCGGCAGGGTCAGCAGGAACTCGCCGGCACGCTGTACGACTCGATCGCCGGCGCGCGTCAGGATCTCACCGCCGCGGTCGACTCGTGGCTGCGCGAGCTGCGACCGGAGCTGCACATCGCGCTCGAGGACCACTTGAAGCGTTCTCTTGCCGCCGTACGCGCAGTCCTGGCCGAGGCGGACCGGGCTGCGCGCGAGGACGAGGCCACGCGGGAGTCGACCGGACAGCGTCTCGAACTCCGCATGGAGGCAGTGCAGGCGAGACGTCGCGCGCTCGAGCAGCGACTGGCAAGGCTCGCGCCCGCGGAACATTCGGCCATCGCCGCGCCTCCAACGAGTACCAGACAGAGGAGCAGATCATGA
- a CDS encoding DcrB-related protein, translating into MRLNRPTLGASAPPEWLFKETITLSAPENQANVIVSSEAVSPTFTTSSYADAQGRLLSTEFPHYTEHRYEGVLLFGEHVGMLREFSWTPPDGVRVRQVQWYCVIEGRGYTATATSVETEFERRRTTLVEVLLSAEARR; encoded by the coding sequence ATGCGGTTGAACCGCCCGACGCTCGGCGCCTCCGCACCTCCCGAGTGGTTGTTCAAGGAGACCATCACGTTGTCCGCGCCGGAAAATCAGGCCAACGTGATCGTCTCGAGCGAGGCAGTCTCGCCGACCTTCACCACGTCGAGCTACGCCGACGCGCAGGGACGGCTCCTGAGTACCGAGTTCCCTCACTACACAGAGCATCGGTACGAGGGGGTGCTCCTCTTTGGCGAGCACGTCGGGATGCTCCGAGAGTTCTCCTGGACCCCGCCGGACGGGGTCCGCGTGCGGCAGGTCCAGTGGTACTGCGTGATCGAAGGCCGTGGCTACACAGCGACGGCGACGTCCGTGGAGACGGAGTTCGAGCGACGCAGGACGACTCTCGTCGAGGTCCTGCTGAGCGCCGAGGCCCGTCGATGA
- a CDS encoding Hsp70 family protein, translating into MGWTLSIDFGTTNTAAAYALDGQPPRPVRLSSAADTIPSAVLAGPTGLLVGVEAIRSRRLRPECFVESPKLAVGQDAMMLGDNEIPVTTLVARVLGHVVRTAARYAGSDVPQRVVLTHPQDWATPRREALLAAWAATGVAVDDVRLVSEPIAAASWLATETNLADGATIGVLDYGGGTCDVAVLRRAESNDQPWAVLAHGGRGDVGGAAIDLILLRWVRETLERLGNSEVAEALDADLAALRTVQDEVRLAKEALSEWSDAAIPIAVGPHSCSLSITAEEFDRLIEDEVSKAHHLTERVLRDAGVAANDLEALYLTGGSSHLRAVHASLAELLGGRPATLGDPKLVVALGAHEAATAGLVRALPPGISAGAARLLTAQPSLLAAVESLPNGPHLLDDRAVLTAVLGVPGLLEEIVERPARLAELGSGANGELFVVPEAEDTALLPVRIFFADSLAWSQALNVATWRKSFVEWETGGLFWAANVTVAWDKLAQDGRRTALADPTWTAGNSEEWPDWLNTDVDEGSVWIASREREAPAQPASVEANDPPVGFPRPFHSTPQQEAVLSWLEQLDAFEDDRRFRRKLSEARTYLASHGTVLVRVVNGKVGGTSADLFGEIFLSVGPIAQFALVLVASKRLLVLTPDVVTAVRSKFRVYWKDPVASFPRRAIVQTTQRPGATDPPSAAEVHLIMSSEPDLAGLLRRRLGR; encoded by the coding sequence ATGGGCTGGACACTGTCGATCGACTTCGGCACCACGAACACGGCCGCGGCTTACGCCCTGGATGGGCAGCCGCCGCGCCCGGTTCGGCTGTCGAGCGCCGCGGACACGATCCCGTCCGCCGTTCTGGCGGGTCCCACCGGCCTGCTGGTCGGCGTCGAGGCCATCCGGTCGCGCCGGCTGCGACCGGAGTGCTTCGTCGAGTCCCCCAAGTTGGCGGTCGGGCAAGACGCGATGATGCTCGGGGACAACGAGATCCCGGTGACCACGCTGGTCGCGAGAGTGCTCGGCCATGTCGTACGGACGGCCGCCCGCTATGCCGGCAGCGACGTGCCGCAACGGGTCGTGCTCACGCATCCGCAGGACTGGGCGACGCCTCGACGCGAAGCGTTGCTGGCAGCCTGGGCGGCCACCGGAGTCGCGGTCGACGACGTTCGCCTGGTCTCCGAACCGATAGCCGCCGCCAGTTGGCTGGCAACCGAGACCAACCTGGCCGACGGGGCGACGATCGGCGTGCTCGACTACGGCGGCGGAACGTGCGACGTCGCCGTACTTCGCCGTGCCGAGTCGAACGACCAGCCCTGGGCCGTACTCGCGCACGGTGGACGCGGTGATGTCGGTGGTGCGGCCATCGATCTGATCCTGCTGCGTTGGGTCCGCGAGACTTTGGAACGACTGGGCAACAGCGAGGTCGCCGAGGCCCTGGACGCGGATCTCGCTGCCCTGCGCACGGTGCAGGACGAGGTACGGCTGGCCAAAGAGGCCCTCAGCGAGTGGTCGGACGCGGCGATCCCCATCGCGGTCGGACCACACTCCTGCTCACTCTCGATCACTGCCGAGGAGTTCGACCGGCTGATCGAGGACGAGGTGAGCAAGGCGCATCACCTGACCGAACGTGTCCTGCGCGACGCCGGAGTCGCTGCGAACGATTTGGAGGCTCTGTACCTCACGGGCGGGTCCTCACACCTGCGCGCCGTTCATGCCTCGTTGGCCGAGCTCCTAGGGGGACGTCCCGCGACGCTCGGCGATCCGAAACTCGTCGTCGCACTGGGCGCCCACGAAGCCGCGACGGCCGGACTGGTCAGGGCGTTGCCTCCCGGCATCTCCGCTGGCGCCGCCCGGCTCCTGACCGCACAGCCTTCCTTGCTCGCGGCGGTCGAGAGCCTGCCCAACGGCCCTCACCTGCTCGATGATCGCGCCGTGCTCACGGCCGTGCTCGGCGTACCCGGGCTCCTCGAGGAGATCGTCGAACGCCCGGCGAGACTCGCCGAGCTAGGCAGCGGCGCGAACGGTGAGTTGTTCGTCGTACCCGAGGCCGAGGACACCGCCCTGCTGCCCGTCCGAATCTTCTTCGCCGACTCGCTCGCCTGGAGTCAAGCCTTGAACGTCGCCACCTGGCGAAAGTCTTTCGTCGAGTGGGAGACCGGTGGGCTCTTCTGGGCGGCTAACGTCACGGTGGCTTGGGACAAGCTCGCCCAGGACGGCCGTCGTACCGCACTTGCCGACCCGACGTGGACCGCCGGCAACTCCGAGGAATGGCCGGACTGGCTGAACACTGACGTGGACGAGGGCTCGGTCTGGATCGCATCGAGGGAACGCGAAGCACCTGCACAGCCGGCGTCCGTTGAAGCGAACGACCCCCCAGTGGGATTCCCGCGGCCCTTCCACTCGACGCCGCAGCAGGAGGCGGTGCTGTCCTGGCTCGAACAGCTGGACGCCTTCGAGGACGACAGGCGATTCCGGCGCAAGCTCAGCGAGGCAAGAACCTACTTGGCCTCACACGGCACCGTGCTGGTGCGAGTCGTGAACGGAAAGGTCGGCGGCACTTCTGCGGATCTCTTCGGAGAGATCTTCCTGTCAGTCGGCCCGATCGCTCAGTTCGCTCTTGTCCTCGTTGCCTCCAAGAGATTGCTGGTGCTCACTCCGGACGTCGTGACCGCTGTCAGGTCCAAGTTCCGGGTCTACTGGAAGGACCCGGTCGCCTCGTTCCCGCGCCGCGCGATCGTCCAAACCACGCAGAGACCTGGCGCCACGGATCCGCCATCGGCGGCGGAGGTGCACCTGATCATGAGCTCAGAACCCGACCTGGCTGGACTGCTGCGACGCCGCCTCGGTCGTTGA
- a CDS encoding dynamin family protein, whose protein sequence is MTPSLRSAVLARLHRLYDDVVPLLSGDDPSATEDARASLAEPLRLAVVGRVSSGKSTLVNALVGRRIAPTSAGECTRVVTWYRFGAPDRADLELVDGSMRPVRLAGQGLPNELDVPAEKVSRLVVHLASGPLRDLTLIDTPGLDTLTAANDAATRRAILGAGKASQRAAGAADALLFLIGDAARRSDVDFLADFRASAGRQSATALNAVGLLAQADRFGSGPFDPRDPFDVAREVAQGLATTHRAELADVLPVSGLLAETARTGRISESLARRVADLAGEEVLALSLRRQDPALQDLYRFFGPYGVGAGRDQAANGAARLKSWCQEVSGIADLENVVRSRLVPRADLLKANRALGVLATAAGRADDAEKALALVETATFDPDLHPLQELRALHALTSEVPGSPLVAQLSRFVDDPDPVALLGIEAGGPDELALAARRRSAEATRTAALAVFPAEADAGRVLARSYQLLARRLRSDAGG, encoded by the coding sequence ATGACGCCTTCCCTTCGGTCCGCCGTGCTGGCACGGTTGCACCGCCTGTACGACGACGTTGTCCCGCTGCTGTCCGGCGACGACCCGAGTGCCACGGAGGATGCCCGGGCATCCTTGGCCGAACCCTTGCGCCTCGCGGTGGTGGGCAGAGTCAGTTCGGGCAAGTCGACGCTCGTCAACGCACTCGTCGGTCGCCGCATCGCGCCCACCAGCGCGGGGGAATGCACCCGCGTGGTCACCTGGTACCGCTTCGGCGCGCCGGATCGCGCCGACCTGGAGCTCGTCGATGGCAGCATGCGTCCCGTCCGCCTCGCCGGCCAGGGCCTCCCCAACGAGCTCGATGTTCCGGCAGAGAAGGTGTCCCGGCTCGTCGTTCACCTCGCCTCGGGTCCGCTGCGCGACCTCACGCTCATCGACACTCCCGGCCTGGACACGCTGACCGCTGCGAACGATGCTGCGACCCGGCGCGCGATCCTCGGTGCGGGGAAGGCGTCCCAACGTGCGGCCGGTGCGGCCGATGCTCTGCTCTTCCTCATCGGCGATGCGGCACGACGCAGCGACGTCGACTTCTTGGCCGACTTCCGGGCCTCCGCGGGACGGCAGTCCGCGACCGCCCTGAACGCTGTCGGCTTGCTGGCTCAGGCCGACCGCTTCGGAAGCGGCCCGTTCGACCCGCGCGACCCCTTCGACGTCGCCCGCGAGGTGGCGCAGGGGCTCGCGACCACCCACCGAGCCGAGCTGGCCGACGTCCTGCCGGTGTCGGGTCTTCTCGCCGAGACGGCACGCACTGGGCGGATCTCGGAGTCACTGGCCCGTCGCGTCGCCGATCTCGCCGGCGAGGAGGTCCTGGCACTGTCGCTCCGCCGGCAGGACCCCGCGTTGCAGGATCTCTACCGGTTCTTCGGCCCGTACGGCGTCGGCGCCGGACGCGACCAGGCTGCCAACGGGGCCGCACGGTTGAAGTCCTGGTGCCAGGAGGTCTCCGGCATCGCGGACCTCGAGAACGTCGTACGTAGTCGGCTGGTACCGCGCGCCGACCTGCTCAAGGCGAACCGTGCCCTCGGGGTGCTCGCGACTGCTGCCGGACGCGCGGACGACGCCGAGAAGGCGCTCGCTCTGGTGGAGACCGCGACGTTCGATCCCGACCTGCATCCGTTGCAGGAGCTGCGTGCCCTGCACGCGTTGACCAGCGAGGTGCCCGGCTCCCCTCTCGTAGCGCAGTTGAGCCGCTTCGTCGACGACCCGGATCCCGTTGCACTGTTGGGCATTGAGGCCGGCGGACCCGACGAGCTCGCGCTCGCGGCGCGGCGCCGATCAGCGGAAGCGACTCGTACGGCCGCACTCGCAGTTTTCCCGGCAGAGGCCGACGCTGGGCGCGTTCTCGCGCGTTCGTACCAACTGCTCGCCCGCCGGCTCCGTTCCGACGCGGGTGGATGA
- a CDS encoding HIRAN domain-containing protein, which produces MALLERLRRWRTQQSSPPSMAKFYWGEESLEVVGESNYQDALWSLCGGVPGGERVRHAVVAVLVPEPENPYDENAISVRIESHRVGYLDRATAASYIGGLRALVSATRHHVALGGVIVGGGLRTDGLGLLGVWLDHNPSDFGVRRRAFDPAALRTGFSEAWLTDVDDDSYDLSWYDALPENDVDAIALLRDLLASDPDPIDRHFQFAELGSRLYRRRERDPSALHAYDVTCGQHDAEMESICAAFLEKWGKVPLLETYRQMAIRQQKRRDWPAVVWWTTRGLELYGAAAARSDSVEDLLKRRHQGLAKLDAAAAAQRPATRPPLVAVPSVDGSAPPADPTGGVSRPLETLTCTQCTTPFDRLVVRGRKPSLCPSCRLGRP; this is translated from the coding sequence ATGGCGTTGCTGGAGCGGTTGCGGCGTTGGCGTACTCAGCAGTCCTCTCCGCCGAGCATGGCGAAGTTCTACTGGGGCGAGGAGTCGCTCGAGGTCGTCGGGGAGAGCAACTACCAGGATGCGTTGTGGTCGCTCTGTGGTGGTGTGCCCGGCGGTGAGCGGGTGCGGCACGCGGTGGTGGCGGTGCTCGTTCCGGAGCCGGAGAACCCGTACGACGAGAACGCGATCTCGGTCCGCATCGAGTCGCACCGCGTGGGCTACCTCGACCGTGCGACGGCCGCTTCGTACATTGGCGGGCTTCGGGCGCTGGTCAGCGCGACCCGGCACCACGTCGCGCTCGGCGGCGTCATCGTCGGCGGTGGCCTGCGTACCGACGGCCTCGGTCTGCTCGGCGTCTGGCTCGACCACAACCCTTCGGACTTCGGCGTGCGGCGGCGTGCGTTTGATCCTGCTGCTCTGCGGACGGGCTTCAGCGAGGCGTGGCTGACCGATGTGGACGACGACTCGTACGACCTGTCCTGGTACGACGCGCTGCCGGAGAACGATGTCGATGCGATCGCTCTGCTGCGCGATCTGCTCGCTTCCGATCCGGACCCGATCGATCGGCACTTCCAGTTCGCGGAGCTGGGGTCGCGGCTGTATCGGCGGCGAGAGCGGGACCCGAGCGCGCTGCACGCGTACGACGTGACGTGTGGGCAGCACGACGCGGAGATGGAGTCGATCTGCGCCGCGTTCCTGGAGAAGTGGGGCAAGGTGCCGCTGCTCGAGACGTACCGGCAGATGGCGATCCGGCAGCAGAAGCGGCGGGACTGGCCGGCCGTGGTCTGGTGGACGACCCGCGGCCTGGAGCTGTACGGAGCGGCGGCGGCCCGTTCGGACTCCGTCGAGGATTTGCTGAAGCGGCGCCACCAGGGGCTGGCGAAGCTCGATGCCGCAGCCGCCGCTCAGCGCCCAGCGACGCGGCCCCCGCTGGTCGCCGTACCGTCCGTCGACGGCTCCGCACCGCCGGCCGACCCCACCGGCGGCGTTTCGCGTCCCCTCGAGACCCTGACCTGCACCCAGTGCACGACCCCGTTCGACCGCCTGGTGGTCCGCGGCCGCAAACCATCCCTCTGCCCGTCCTGCCGGCTCGGCCGACCGTGA
- a CDS encoding RNA polymerase sigma factor, protein MTSTLVEAELIGRAQAGDEHAYAELVGRHRTRLWSVCLRITGNEYDAEDALQEALTAAWLHLGKFRSDARFGTWAYRIAANAALAVLRRRRDVPTDLLDELDQPDRQDFTDRMADRDRIATALAGLGEQFREAIVLREYGDLTYEEIAAHQGVPVQTVKSRLNRARTAILAALTEKERS, encoded by the coding sequence ATGACTTCCACACTGGTCGAGGCCGAGCTCATCGGTCGGGCACAGGCCGGTGACGAGCACGCGTACGCCGAGCTCGTCGGCCGGCATCGCACTCGCCTGTGGTCGGTCTGCCTCCGCATCACCGGCAATGAATACGATGCCGAGGACGCGCTCCAGGAGGCACTGACTGCCGCCTGGCTGCACCTGGGGAAGTTCCGCAGCGATGCCCGTTTCGGCACGTGGGCTTACAGAATCGCCGCCAACGCGGCATTGGCCGTACTGCGCCGCCGCCGTGACGTCCCCACTGATCTGCTCGACGAGCTCGACCAGCCGGACAGGCAGGACTTCACCGACAGAATGGCCGATCGTGATCGCATCGCCACCGCGCTGGCCGGTCTCGGCGAGCAGTTCCGAGAGGCAATCGTCCTGCGCGAGTACGGCGACCTGACCTACGAGGAGATCGCCGCGCACCAGGGCGTTCCGGTCCAGACCGTGAAGAGCCGTCTGAACCGTGCGCGGACCGCTATCCTCGCCGCGCTGACAGAGAAGGAACGCTCGTGA
- a CDS encoding GNAT family N-acetyltransferase: MGAVNSVILEATAARGGSALVLRPWGPDDLAALVGLPRDPALVRWTSSWPDSPAAWMRWLDVQQQAWAAGHRFAFAVLESSLQVVGNVVVKDLAADTPAAAVGYWTLPHARGRGIASRALETLTSWAFDTFRLERLELLHQVDNVASCRVAEKTGYTFDKTLPAMPPAYPLDGHLHVRCE, encoded by the coding sequence ATGGGAGCCGTGAACTCCGTGATCCTCGAGGCAACAGCGGCGCGGGGCGGTTCCGCGCTCGTGCTTCGCCCGTGGGGGCCGGATGACCTTGCGGCGCTGGTCGGGCTGCCCCGGGACCCTGCTCTGGTTCGCTGGACCAGTTCCTGGCCGGACAGTCCCGCCGCCTGGATGCGATGGCTCGACGTGCAGCAGCAGGCTTGGGCGGCTGGACACCGGTTCGCCTTCGCCGTGCTCGAGAGCTCCCTACAGGTGGTGGGCAACGTCGTCGTCAAGGACCTCGCGGCCGACACCCCGGCCGCCGCGGTCGGATACTGGACGCTCCCCCACGCACGAGGACGCGGTATCGCCTCCCGCGCTCTGGAGACACTCACCAGCTGGGCGTTCGACACGTTCAGGTTGGAACGGCTGGAACTCCTGCACCAGGTCGACAACGTCGCCTCCTGCCGGGTCGCCGAGAAGACCGGCTACACGTTCGACAAGACCCTCCCTGCCATGCCACCCGCCTACCCCCTCGACGGCCATCTGCACGTTCGCTGCGAATAG
- a CDS encoding C39 family peptidase, which produces MTETTGFDTELDPAAQAPESATIAGEPLTDGGVTETFDNSGNGVPDLVLERLTDGSLVAVSDENGDRLADTMGVDLDGNGVFELMVTRTADGYHVSVDQGADGVFESELDLNREEMQQIDPGVVEALDLQFGDSAQTATDPVPESPFVVDGQLVGDPVGDSEHWFEQAANGFCVPASIAQIVSEYTGEHNGDEQQFVERANELKVFEVGPNGVPGIGVDGALALLEDAGVPASIEFGTGVETLVEYLDEGRSVMLAVDSGEIWTGETTEDNAPDHAIVVTGVDVERGVVVVSDPGDPEGDGKEYPIDVLVGAWADSGYAAVVCDVTPEEFAATAAGVSADMEPVVETAATLNGAVPGFESSGETNPFESAVDWALDNPWVILPILLGARLVVGARKK; this is translated from the coding sequence ATGACCGAGACCACCGGCTTCGACACAGAGTTGGACCCTGCGGCGCAGGCTCCGGAGTCCGCGACCATAGCCGGCGAGCCCCTGACCGACGGTGGCGTCACCGAGACCTTCGACAACTCCGGCAACGGCGTTCCCGACCTGGTTCTCGAGCGCCTCACCGACGGGTCACTCGTCGCGGTGAGCGACGAGAACGGCGACCGGCTCGCCGACACCATGGGTGTCGACCTCGACGGCAACGGCGTCTTCGAGCTGATGGTCACCCGGACCGCCGACGGTTACCACGTGAGCGTGGACCAGGGCGCCGACGGCGTCTTCGAGTCCGAGCTGGACCTAAACCGCGAGGAGATGCAGCAGATCGACCCGGGAGTAGTCGAGGCCCTCGACCTGCAGTTCGGGGACTCGGCACAGACGGCGACCGATCCCGTGCCCGAGAGCCCCTTCGTCGTCGACGGCCAGCTTGTCGGCGACCCGGTGGGCGACTCCGAGCACTGGTTTGAGCAAGCGGCCAACGGTTTTTGCGTACCGGCGAGCATCGCGCAGATCGTGTCGGAGTACACCGGGGAGCACAATGGCGACGAGCAGCAGTTCGTGGAGCGAGCGAACGAGCTGAAGGTCTTCGAGGTCGGCCCGAACGGCGTGCCCGGCATCGGCGTCGATGGCGCGCTCGCGCTGCTCGAGGACGCCGGCGTTCCCGCATCCATCGAGTTCGGCACCGGCGTCGAGACCCTCGTGGAGTACCTGGACGAAGGTCGCAGCGTGATGCTCGCCGTGGACAGCGGCGAGATCTGGACGGGCGAGACGACCGAGGACAACGCGCCTGACCACGCCATCGTGGTCACCGGAGTCGACGTCGAGCGCGGGGTCGTGGTCGTCAGTGACCCGGGCGACCCCGAGGGCGACGGCAAGGAGTACCCGATCGACGTTCTCGTCGGTGCCTGGGCCGACTCCGGCTACGCCGCTGTGGTGTGCGACGTGACGCCGGAGGAGTTCGCGGCCACCGCGGCCGGCGTCTCCGCGGACATGGAGCCGGTGGTCGAGACCGCGGCTACGTTGAACGGTGCCGTGCCCGGGTTCGAGTCCAGCGGCGAAACCAACCCGTTCGAGTCGGCGGTCGACTGGGCACTCGACAACCCGTGGGTGATCCTCCCGATCCTCCTCGGCGCCCGGCTGGTCGTCGGCGCTCGGAAGAAGTGA
- a CDS encoding NADAR family protein: protein MTLDVIHFYRPTDPWGELSNFAPYPLLIDAVEWPTSEHLFQASKFADTPYAEEIRRAPNPMEAARLGRDHTRGMRRDWYGVRDAVMKKALLAKFTQHGDLRALLLSTGDALLVEHTKNDRYWGDGGDGSGRNRLGLLLMEVREQLRVAAS, encoded by the coding sequence ATGACTCTGGACGTCATCCACTTCTATCGACCGACCGACCCGTGGGGCGAGCTGTCGAACTTCGCGCCCTACCCGCTGCTGATCGACGCCGTCGAGTGGCCGACAAGCGAGCACCTCTTCCAGGCAAGCAAGTTCGCCGATACGCCTTATGCCGAGGAGATCCGTCGGGCACCGAACCCGATGGAGGCGGCGCGCCTGGGGCGTGACCACACCCGAGGGATGCGTAGGGACTGGTACGGAGTGCGCGACGCGGTCATGAAGAAGGCGCTGCTCGCGAAGTTCACCCAGCACGGCGACCTTCGTGCTCTGCTGCTGTCTACCGGCGACGCGCTCCTCGTCGAGCACACCAAGAACGACCGCTACTGGGGCGACGGCGGCGATGGATCCGGCCGCAACCGGCTTGGCCTTCTGCTCATGGAGGTTCGCGAGCAACTGCGCGTCGCGGCGAGCTGA